From Acidovorax sp. FHTAMBA, one genomic window encodes:
- a CDS encoding flavin reductase family protein: MNPLPPRPVLALPPSFSAREFRDALGMFATGVTIVTARTATGELVGLTASSFNSVSLAPPLVLWSLSHGASTLPTFADGSHYAIHVLAADQKALAERFATRGIDRWAGLAHRPGISGAPLLAGAAATFECFNRSQYKEGDHTIFVGEVERCEHREGASPLLYHGGKFYTEHPL, from the coding sequence GTGAACCCTTTGCCCCCCCGTCCTGTTCTTGCCCTGCCGCCCAGTTTCTCTGCACGCGAGTTTCGCGATGCGCTGGGAATGTTTGCCACCGGTGTGACGATCGTCACCGCCCGCACCGCAACGGGCGAGCTGGTGGGGCTCACGGCCAGCTCGTTCAACTCGGTGTCGCTGGCACCGCCGCTGGTGCTGTGGAGCCTCTCGCACGGTGCCAGCACCCTGCCCACCTTTGCCGATGGCTCGCACTACGCCATCCATGTGCTGGCCGCAGACCAGAAGGCGTTGGCCGAGCGTTTTGCCACCCGTGGCATTGACCGCTGGGCGGGCCTCGCGCACCGGCCCGGCATCAGCGGCGCCCCTTTGCTGGCCGGCGCGGCCGCCACGTTCGAGTGCTTCAACCGCAGCCAGTACAAGGAAGGCGACCACACCATCTTTGTGGGCGAGGTCGAACGCTGCGAGCACCGCGAAGGCGCATCGCCCCTGCTGTACCACGGGGGCAAGTTCTACACCGAGCACCCGCTGTGA
- a CDS encoding alpha/beta hydrolase has protein sequence MSALPTFSSLGSGPTVLMLHDADGGHLSFAPQVETLATAGYRAVAWNMPGYGHSAPVEPYTFKALAQSAVALVEALQSGPVTLVGHGMGAMVALELAVRHPALVHRLVLIAGGPALDDAALQDWVAPRLHALKAVDAGGSMEQLAQTLVPQFIGTGALPEGVRLAGHALAQVYPGAYRRALQALPTFDRGAAALARLAMPTLLVAGGQDRCTPPVALEALAQVLPDAAMVLMPHVGHWPQLEDPEGFDGVLLDFLAQRRTLH, from the coding sequence ATGTCTGCACTACCTACCTTCTCCTCCCTGGGCTCGGGCCCCACCGTGCTCATGCTGCACGACGCCGATGGGGGCCACCTCAGCTTCGCGCCGCAGGTGGAGACCCTGGCCACAGCGGGCTACCGTGCCGTGGCCTGGAACATGCCCGGCTATGGCCACAGCGCACCGGTGGAGCCCTACACCTTCAAGGCGCTGGCCCAGAGCGCCGTGGCCCTGGTGGAGGCCCTGCAGAGCGGGCCGGTGACGCTGGTGGGGCACGGCATGGGCGCCATGGTGGCGCTGGAGCTCGCGGTGCGCCACCCCGCGTTGGTCCACCGCCTGGTGCTGATTGCCGGGGGCCCGGCGCTGGATGACGCCGCCCTGCAGGACTGGGTGGCGCCCCGGTTGCACGCGCTCAAAGCGGTGGACGCGGGGGGCAGCATGGAACAGCTGGCGCAGACGCTGGTGCCGCAGTTCATCGGCACCGGCGCACTGCCCGAGGGCGTGCGGCTGGCCGGCCACGCGCTGGCGCAGGTGTATCCCGGCGCCTACCGCCGTGCCCTGCAGGCCCTGCCCACGTTCGACCGGGGCGCGGCCGCACTGGCGCGCCTGGCCATGCCCACCCTGCTGGTGGCGGGCGGGCAGGATCGCTGCACGCCGCCCGTGGCCCTGGAGGCGCTGGCACAGGTGCTGCCCGATGCGGCGATGGTGCTCATGCCGCATGTGGGCCACTGGCCGCAGCTCGAAGACCCGGAGGGTTTCGACGGCGTGCTGCTGGACTTTCTGGCCCAGCGCCGCACCCTGCATTGA
- a CDS encoding YdcF family protein, with the protein MLFALKKVLSALLLPPVSSILLALLGLWLARYHRRTGLTVVVLSLLSVLALSWPPVSGALVRSLERYPAVTPRQLAQAQVQAIVVLGGGPDTVAPEYGVEMLSRGSRERVRYAVHLQQQTGLPMLATGGSSGGTRAEALVMKEVVEREFRGRVRWTEVESLDTRGNAEKSARLLQAAGVQRVAVVTHGWHMVRAVRAFERAGLQVLPAPMGFKSGQGRRLYRVLPRASALADSSLALHEWLGILAQRWSLNA; encoded by the coding sequence ATGCTGTTTGCCCTGAAAAAAGTCCTGTCTGCACTGTTGCTGCCCCCGGTGTCGAGCATCCTGCTGGCGCTGCTGGGCCTGTGGCTTGCGCGCTACCACCGGCGCACCGGGCTCACGGTGGTGGTGCTGTCGTTGCTGTCGGTGCTGGCGCTGTCCTGGCCGCCGGTCTCGGGTGCGCTGGTGCGCAGCCTGGAGCGCTACCCCGCCGTAACGCCCCGGCAGCTGGCCCAGGCGCAGGTCCAGGCCATCGTGGTGCTTGGCGGGGGCCCCGATACCGTGGCACCGGAATACGGGGTGGAGATGCTCAGCAGGGGCTCGCGCGAACGGGTGCGTTATGCGGTGCACCTGCAGCAGCAGACGGGGTTGCCCATGCTGGCCACGGGCGGCTCCAGTGGCGGCACACGGGCCGAGGCGCTGGTGATGAAAGAGGTGGTGGAGCGTGAGTTCAGGGGGCGGGTGCGCTGGACGGAGGTGGAATCCCTGGACACCCGTGGCAACGCGGAAAAATCCGCGCGCCTGCTCCAGGCTGCCGGTGTGCAGCGCGTTGCGGTGGTCACCCACGGGTGGCACATGGTGCGCGCGGTCCGGGCCTTCGAGCGCGCGGGCCTTCAGGTGCTGCCTGCGCCCATGGGCTTCAAAAGCGGGCAGGGGCGCAGGCTGTACCGGGTGTTGCCCCGCGCCTCCGCGCTGGCCGACAGCAGCCTGGCGCTGCATGAATGGCTGGGCATCCTCGCCCAGCGCTGGTCACTCAACGCCTGA